In Dioscorea cayenensis subsp. rotundata cultivar TDr96_F1 chromosome 9, TDr96_F1_v2_PseudoChromosome.rev07_lg8_w22 25.fasta, whole genome shotgun sequence, a genomic segment contains:
- the LOC120268634 gene encoding uncharacterized protein LOC120268634 — MRGTDSGESPPRREESKDLGKAIFPYVSSQDAEVREARTSSQDLSSGVKDRDDLLRWVRESFPGAYVQRAEEDEQEDSAKVAEGEGLEEQHARGEDAVEKEATPAQAEEAANKRSTDAPTSAEEEAAAILSEVMGNIHQNADVPIDTDNITAQVTTTPPTSESSHSSDEILLKDCVAQIAKGKKVASEKKAQSRKKIQKKEKTSKSKRKSFSDPEGEKSSASSKKEKKKKATQQAKDSDEDRFRDKASEKKFESVEGRGVVVERMIDEGAFEKFSEFKLEVKGNCEEGIELNEEVLKEITGGRTESWGVESRLPASTITAKYNILFRLGIQNWLLVPLNSSIVKELALLLFAIGTGKKFNLGRLIFQNIVKEADCTSSSTSLGYPALLLQYLLQHGVQLRKGEVVTAVKKLKISQKLFNPGKKIDLPVRRVSPPSMPEDKEEANLLVAEEYEKMLKEQLEDVESRQRALSAELFIIAKQKQKILSRLEILEKKKKREDDGHDSGGDEDQEA; from the exons ATGAGAGGGACTGATTCTGGAGAAAGCCCACCAAGGAGAGAAGAATCAAAAGATTTGGGGAAAGCGATTTTTCCTTATGTTTCTTCTCAGGATGCTGAAGTAAGAGAAGCAAGAACATCGTCTCAAGATTTGTCTTCAGGTGTCAAAGACAGAGATGATCTCTTGAGATGGGTTCGTGAGTCTTTTCCAGGTGCTTATGTTCAGAGAGCAGAGGAAGATGAACAGGAGGACTCGGCTAAAGTTGCAGAAGGAGAAGGTTTAGAAGAACAACATGCTAGGGGTGAAGATGCTGTAGAAAAAGAAGCAACCCCAGCACAAGCAGAAGAAGCTGCCAATAAAAGAAGCACAGATGCTCCGACGAGTGCTGAGGAAGAAGCTGCTGCTATACTAAGTGAGGTTATGGGAAATATTCACCAAAATGCTGATGTACCTATAGATACTGACAATATCACTGCACAAGTTACAACAACTCCTCCAACATCAGAAAGTTCACATAGTTCTGATGAGATCCTACTCAAAGATTGTGTTGCCCAGATTGCTAAAGGGAAGAAAGTAGCGTCTGAAAAGAAGGCCCAGTCAAGGAAGAAAATCCAGAAAAAGGAGAAGACTAGCAAGTCCAAAAGAAAGTCTTTCTCAGATCCCGAA GGGGAGAAATCATCAGCAAgttctaagaaagaaaagaagaagaaagcaacccaACAGGCAAAAGACAGTGATGAAGACAGATTTCGTGACAAAGCATCCgagaagaagtttgaatctgTTGAAGGAAGAGGAGTTGTGGTTGAAAGGATGATTGATGAAGGAGCTTTTGAGAA ATTCTCAGAATTCAAACTAGAGGTGAAAGGTAACTGTGAAGAAGGGATTGAGCTGAATGAAGAGGTGCTAAAAGAGATTACTGGAGGAAGAACGGAGTCATGGGGAGTAGAGTCAAGACTTCCAGCCTCCACCATCACAGCCAAGTACAATATTCTGTTTAGACTTGGCATTCAGAATTGGTTACTAGTCCCACTCAACTCCAGTATAGTAAAAGAACTCGCACTGTTATTGTTTGCTATTGGAACTGGCAAGAAGTTTAATCTGGGAAGGCTGATCTTCCAAAATATTGTGAAAGAAGCTGACTGCACAAGCTCCTCTACATCACTTGGGTATCCTGCACTGTTGTTGCAGtatttgttacaacatggagTACAACTCAGGAAGGGAGAAGTAGTCACAGCAGTGAAGAAGCTGAAAATTTCTCAGAAGCTGTTCAACCCAGGTAAAAAGATTGATTTACCTGTAAGAAGGGTGTCTCCACCATCAATGCctgaagataaagaagaagcaAATCTATTGGTAGcagaagaatatgagaagatgttgaaagagcAACTAGAAGATGTGGAGAGCAGGCAACGAGCATTATCTGCAGAATTGTTCATCATTGCCAAACAAAAGCAGAAGATTCTATCTCGCCTGgaaattcttgagaagaagaagaagagagaagacgaTGGTCACGACTCAGGGGGAGATGAAGATCAGGAAGCCTGA